In one Pseudoliparis swirei isolate HS2019 ecotype Mariana Trench chromosome 23, NWPU_hadal_v1, whole genome shotgun sequence genomic region, the following are encoded:
- the nubp1 gene encoding cytosolic Fe-S cluster assembly factor nubp1, translating to MADVPDNAPEHCPGTGSEAAGKSSSCEGCPNQKICASGATTAPDPAIAEIGAKMSTVKHKILVLSGKGGVGKSTFSAHLAHALAADGTKEVALLDVDICGPSIPRIMGVEGEQVHQSGSGWSPVYVEDNLAVMSIGFLLTSPDDAVIWRGPKKNGMIKQFLRDVDWGELDYLIVDTPPGTSDEHLSLVQYLSSTHVDGAVIVTTPQEVALQDVRKEIRFCQKVKLPIIGVVENMSGFVCPKCKNTSQIFPPTSGGAERMCADLDLRLLGKIPLDPRIARSCDEGKSFLAEVPDSPAARVYQSIVQSIQDYCSKRATEEQSDT from the exons ATGGCAGACGTACCAGATAATGCACCTGAGC ACTGCCCGGGTACAGGCAGCGAGGCAGCAGGGAAGTCTTCGTCATGTGAGGGCTGTCCCAACCAGAAGATATGTGCTTCCGGAGCCACCACGGCCCCCGATCCCG CCATCGCGGAGATCGGAGCGAAGATGTCAACGGTCAAACACAAGATCCTCGTGCTGTCCGGAAAAGGAGGCGTGGGGAAGAGCACCTTCAGCGCTCACCTGGCTCACGCTCTGGCTGCTGACGGCACGAAGGAG GTCGCCCTGCTGGACGTGGACATCTGCGGTCCATCCATACCGAGGATCATGGGCGTGGAGGGGGAGCAG GTTCACCAGAGTGGCTCCGGCTGGTCCCCGGTG TATGTGGAAGACAACCTGGCAGTCATGTCTATTGGCTTCCTGCTCACTAGCCCCGATGATGCTGTGATCTGGAGAGGACCCAAGAAGAATG GGATGATCAAGCAGTTTCTGAGGGACGTCGACTGGGGGGAGCTGGATTACCTCATCGTGGACACGCCCCCCGGCACCTCTGACGAACACCTGTCGCTCGTCCAGTACCTGAGCTCCACCCACGTGGATGGAGCCGTCATCGTCACCACGCCACAG gaGGTGGCGTTGCAGGACGTGCGGAAGGAGATCCGCTTCTGTCAGAAGGTCAAGCTGCCGATCATCGGCGTGGTGGAGAACATGAGCGGCTTCGTCTGCCCCAAGTGCAAG aACACATCGCAGATCTTCCCTCCCACCAGCGGGGGCGCCGAGCGCATGTGTGCGGACCTGGACCTCCGCCTGCTGGGGAAGATTCCTCTGGACCCGAGGATCGCGCGGAGCTGCGACGAGGGCAAGTCGTTCCTCGCCGAGGTCCCCGACTCGCCCGCTGCGCGGGTTTACCAGAGCATCGTGCAGA gtattCAGGACTACTGCTCCAAGCGTGCGACGGAGGAGCAAAGCGACACCTGA